A window from Streptomyces subrutilus encodes these proteins:
- a CDS encoding TetR/AcrR family transcriptional regulator: protein MAARTTEPEGTQGTQGTQGTRGAQAPQGAHEAPVPQRLLAVATRLFAERGYDRTSVQEIVEAAGVTKGALYHYFGSKDDLLHEVYARMLRLQQQRLDVVAGSDAPVEERLRAAAADVVVTTIENLDDAMIFFRSMHQLGPEKFKQVRAERRRYHERFRALVEEGQRSGVFSTATPADLVVDYHFGSVHHLSTWYRADGPLTPQQVADHLADLLLRALRP from the coding sequence ATGGCGGCCAGGACCACGGAGCCCGAGGGCACGCAGGGCACGCAGGGCACGCAGGGCACCCGGGGTGCGCAGGCCCCTCAGGGCGCGCACGAAGCCCCGGTACCGCAGCGGCTCCTCGCGGTCGCCACCCGGCTGTTCGCCGAGCGAGGCTACGACCGCACCTCGGTCCAGGAGATCGTCGAGGCGGCCGGCGTCACCAAGGGCGCGCTCTACCACTACTTCGGGTCCAAGGACGACCTGCTGCACGAGGTGTACGCACGGATGCTGCGGCTCCAGCAGCAGCGGCTCGACGTGGTGGCCGGATCCGACGCCCCCGTCGAGGAGCGGCTGCGCGCGGCCGCCGCCGACGTCGTCGTCACCACCATCGAGAACCTCGACGACGCGATGATCTTCTTCCGGTCGATGCACCAGCTCGGCCCGGAGAAGTTCAAGCAGGTGCGCGCGGAGCGCCGCCGCTACCACGAGCGGTTCCGGGCCCTCGTCGAGGAGGGCCAGCGCAGCGGGGTGTTCTCCACGGCCACGCCGGCCGACCTGGTCGTGGACTACCACTTCGGGTCCGTCCACCACCTGTCCACCTGGTACCGCGCCGACGGCCCGCTCACGCCGCAGCAGGTCGCGGACCACCTCGCCGACCTGCTGCTGCGCGCGCTGCGCCCGTAG
- a CDS encoding MBL fold metallo-hydrolase, producing the protein MTITEPYLVQPAPGVYAYIQPDGGWCLNNAGFVTDGGRTLLVDTAATERRALALRDAVVAAGAPLPRTVVNTHHHGDHTYGNAVFAPGALILAHENARVEQLAAGHQLEAIWPETDFGAVEITAPDLTYGDRVTVHVGGTEVRVLHPGAAHTIGDSIVWLPRQRVVFTGDLVFAGGTPFLAMGSLAGSLRALEVLRALDAETVVPGHGPLTDPSAYEDTERYLRYVAELAREGREQGLTPLETARRADLGEFAAWRESERLVANVHRAYAELAGEPEGGPLDILGVLRDMTVMNGGTPILCHA; encoded by the coding sequence ATGACCATCACCGAGCCGTACCTCGTCCAGCCCGCGCCCGGGGTGTACGCGTACATACAGCCGGACGGCGGCTGGTGCCTGAACAACGCCGGCTTCGTGACCGACGGCGGCCGGACCCTCCTGGTGGACACCGCCGCCACCGAACGGCGGGCGCTCGCCCTGCGCGACGCGGTCGTGGCTGCGGGGGCGCCGCTCCCGCGCACCGTGGTCAACACCCACCACCACGGCGACCACACCTACGGCAACGCGGTCTTCGCGCCGGGGGCGCTGATCCTGGCGCACGAGAACGCGCGGGTCGAGCAGCTCGCCGCCGGGCACCAGTTGGAGGCGATCTGGCCCGAGACGGACTTCGGCGCGGTGGAGATCACCGCTCCCGACCTCACCTACGGCGACCGCGTCACGGTGCACGTCGGCGGGACGGAGGTGCGGGTCCTGCATCCGGGCGCGGCCCACACCATCGGGGACTCGATCGTGTGGCTGCCGCGGCAGCGGGTGGTGTTCACCGGCGACCTGGTCTTCGCCGGGGGGACCCCGTTCCTGGCGATGGGCTCGCTGGCCGGCTCGCTGCGGGCGCTGGAGGTGCTGCGCGCGCTGGACGCGGAGACCGTCGTACCGGGCCACGGGCCGCTGACCGACCCCTCGGCCTACGAGGACACCGAGCGGTACCTGCGGTACGTCGCCGAGCTGGCGCGCGAGGGACGGGAGCAGGGGCTGACCCCGCTGGAGACGGCGCGCCGGGCCGACCTGGGCGAGTTCGCGGCCTGGCGGGAGAGCGAGCGGCTGGTGGCCAACGTGCACCGGGCGTACGCGGAACTGGCCGGCGAGCCCGAGGGCGGTCCGCTGGACATCCTCGGCGTGCTGCGGGACATGACGGTGATGAACGGCGGGACCCCGATCCTCTGTCACGCCTGA
- a CDS encoding exo-beta-N-acetylmuramidase NamZ family protein yields MSRTGRTGLSRRGVLGLAGAVGAGGAVGAVGAGGGTAAGAGSAAAAAAPAGPRPGRAPAGRVRTGFERLAQDGYAVLAGQRVGVVTNPTGITPDARHLVDVLHADDRVDLVAVFGPEHGFRGTAQAGGSEGASRDPATGLPVYDTYDRSGRRLAEVFTAAGVDTVVFDVQDVGARFYTYIWTLYDCMRAAALAGKAVVVLDRPNPSGGRRAAGPVLQRPYASFVGREPIALAHGMTVAELALLFNGEFLSGAPEGPVRLRTVAMSGWRRDAFFDATGLPWVPPSPNVPTPGTALAYAGTCLFEGTNLSEGRGTTTPFEVLGAEGVDRRWAEAANALDLPGVWFREAYFTPSFSKHAGRVCGGVRLIVHDREAFDPVRAGIGLLVTARRTWSGFAWRADHWIDRLTGSDRVRALVDAGAGVEEVAGDWAAGLARFAAVREEYLLYR; encoded by the coding sequence ATGAGTCGGACGGGTCGGACGGGGCTGTCGCGACGCGGTGTGCTGGGGCTGGCCGGGGCCGTGGGCGCGGGCGGCGCGGTCGGCGCGGTCGGCGCGGGCGGAGGCACCGCGGCCGGGGCCGGGAGCGCGGCCGCCGCGGCGGCGCCGGCCGGCCCGCGGCCCGGGCGGGCTCCGGCCGGGCGGGTGCGGACCGGGTTCGAGCGGCTCGCGCAGGACGGGTACGCCGTGCTGGCCGGGCAGCGGGTCGGGGTCGTCACCAACCCCACCGGGATCACGCCGGACGCCCGCCACCTGGTCGACGTGCTGCACGCGGACGACCGGGTGGACCTGGTCGCGGTGTTCGGGCCCGAACACGGCTTCCGCGGGACCGCGCAGGCGGGCGGCTCCGAGGGGGCCTCGCGCGATCCGGCGACCGGCCTTCCGGTGTACGACACGTACGACAGGAGCGGCCGGCGGCTGGCGGAGGTGTTCACGGCGGCCGGGGTGGACACGGTCGTCTTCGACGTCCAGGACGTCGGGGCCCGCTTCTACACCTACATCTGGACCCTGTACGACTGCATGCGCGCCGCCGCCCTCGCGGGCAAGGCGGTGGTGGTGCTGGACCGCCCCAACCCGTCCGGTGGGCGGCGGGCGGCGGGGCCGGTGCTGCAGCGGCCGTACGCGAGCTTCGTGGGCCGCGAGCCGATCGCGCTCGCGCACGGGATGACGGTGGCCGAGCTGGCGCTGCTCTTCAACGGGGAGTTCCTGAGCGGCGCGCCCGAGGGGCCCGTCCGGCTGCGGACGGTGGCGATGAGCGGCTGGCGGCGGGACGCGTTCTTCGACGCGACGGGGCTGCCCTGGGTGCCGCCGAGCCCGAACGTGCCCACGCCGGGCACGGCCCTCGCTTACGCCGGTACCTGCCTGTTCGAGGGGACGAACCTGTCCGAGGGGCGCGGCACGACCACGCCGTTCGAGGTGCTCGGGGCGGAGGGCGTCGACCGCCGGTGGGCGGAGGCGGCGAACGCGCTGGACCTGCCGGGGGTGTGGTTCCGGGAGGCGTACTTCACGCCCTCGTTCTCCAAGCACGCGGGCCGGGTGTGCGGCGGGGTGCGGCTGATCGTCCACGACCGGGAGGCCTTCGACCCGGTCCGGGCCGGGATCGGGCTGCTGGTGACGGCGCGGCGGACCTGGAGCGGGTTCGCGTGGCGCGCGGACCACTGGATCGACCGGCTGACCGGATCGGACCGGGTACGGGCGTTGGTGGACGCGGGGGCCGGGGTAGAGGAGGTCGCGGGTGACTGGGCGGCCGGGCTCGCCCGGTTCGCGGCGGTCCGCGAGGAGTACCTGCTCTACCGGTGA
- a CDS encoding acyl-CoA dehydrogenase family protein, with amino-acid sequence MDFAFDARTEELRERLLAFMEQYVYPAEPVAAEQRARLASPWDTPAVFGELKAEARRQGLWNLFLPDAAYGAGLTNLQYAPLAEITGRSPHLAPMATNCAAPDTGNMELLAQFGDEEQKKRWLEPLLSGEIRSAFAMTEPEVASSDATNVETRIERAGDAYVVTGRKWFISGAMNPDCAVFIVMGKTDPQGADPRRQQSMILVPRDTPGVEVRRAMTVYGYEDHDHGGHAEVVFDGARVPASYLIGEEGTGFAIAQARLGPGRIHHCMRLIGMAERAIELMCRRAVERTAFGKPLAAQGVVQNWIADARVTVEQLRLLVLKTAWLMDTAGNRGAHTEIQAIKIATPRAVVSILDQAVQLHGAGGVSQDFPLAELWAAARTLRLADGPDEVHQRSLARRELKRYV; translated from the coding sequence ATGGACTTCGCATTCGACGCCCGGACCGAGGAACTCCGCGAGCGGCTGCTCGCGTTCATGGAGCAGTACGTGTACCCGGCGGAGCCCGTCGCCGCCGAGCAGCGCGCGCGGCTGGCCTCGCCCTGGGACACCCCGGCCGTCTTCGGTGAACTGAAGGCCGAGGCGCGCCGTCAGGGCCTGTGGAACCTCTTCCTGCCCGACGCCGCGTACGGCGCCGGGCTGACCAACCTCCAGTACGCGCCGCTCGCCGAGATCACCGGCCGCAGTCCGCACCTGGCTCCGATGGCGACGAACTGCGCGGCGCCGGACACCGGGAACATGGAGCTGCTCGCCCAGTTCGGCGACGAGGAGCAGAAGAAGCGCTGGCTGGAGCCGCTGCTGTCCGGGGAGATCCGCTCCGCGTTCGCGATGACCGAGCCCGAGGTGGCCTCCTCGGACGCGACCAACGTGGAGACGCGGATCGAGCGTGCGGGCGACGCGTACGTGGTCACCGGGCGCAAGTGGTTCATCTCGGGCGCGATGAACCCGGACTGCGCGGTCTTCATCGTGATGGGCAAGACCGACCCGCAGGGCGCCGATCCGCGCCGCCAGCAGTCGATGATCCTGGTCCCGCGCGACACCCCGGGGGTCGAGGTGCGCCGGGCCATGACCGTGTACGGGTACGAGGACCACGACCACGGCGGCCATGCCGAGGTGGTGTTCGACGGGGCCCGGGTCCCGGCCTCGTACCTGATCGGCGAGGAGGGCACCGGCTTCGCCATCGCCCAGGCACGCCTCGGGCCGGGCCGGATCCACCACTGCATGCGGCTGATCGGCATGGCGGAGCGGGCCATCGAGCTGATGTGCCGCCGGGCGGTGGAGCGGACGGCCTTCGGCAAGCCGCTGGCCGCCCAGGGAGTGGTGCAGAACTGGATCGCGGACGCCCGGGTCACGGTGGAGCAGCTGCGGCTGCTGGTGCTGAAGACGGCCTGGCTGATGGACACGGCGGGCAACCGGGGCGCGCACACGGAGATCCAGGCCATCAAGATCGCGACCCCGCGCGCGGTGGTGTCGATCCTGGACCAGGCCGTCCAGTTGCACGGTGCGGGCGGGGTGAGCCAGGACTTCCCGCTGGCCGAGCTGTGGGCGGCGGCGCGGACGCTGCGGCTGGCGGACGGTCCGGACGAGGTGCACCAGCGCTCGCTGGCGCGGCGGGAGCTGAAGCGGTACGTGTGA
- a CDS encoding SDR family oxidoreductase, whose protein sequence is MSAYQDQRVVVTGAGGGIGAALAQRFADEGATVVVNDLDPAKAAAVAAAIGPRALPVPGDASQIVERAREALGGTVDVYCANAGLASGGDAFADEAVWEAAWDTNVMAHVRAARLLLPAWLERGSGRFVSTVSAAGLLTMIGAAPYSVTKHGALAFAEWLSLTYRHRGLHVHAVCPQGVRTDMLTAAGSAGELVLAPTAIEPESVADALFDGMEKDRFLILPHPEVAEFATARATDPDHWLAAMNHLQRKWEAR, encoded by the coding sequence GTGAGCGCGTACCAGGACCAGCGAGTCGTCGTCACCGGTGCGGGCGGCGGCATCGGAGCCGCCCTCGCACAGCGCTTCGCCGACGAGGGCGCGACCGTGGTGGTCAACGACCTCGACCCCGCCAAGGCCGCCGCCGTCGCCGCGGCCATCGGACCGCGGGCGCTCCCGGTGCCGGGCGACGCCTCGCAGATCGTGGAGCGGGCCCGCGAGGCGCTCGGCGGGACGGTGGACGTCTACTGCGCCAACGCCGGACTCGCCTCGGGCGGCGACGCCTTCGCCGACGAGGCCGTGTGGGAGGCGGCCTGGGACACCAACGTGATGGCCCACGTGCGCGCCGCCCGGCTGCTGCTGCCCGCGTGGCTGGAGCGCGGAAGCGGCCGCTTCGTGTCCACCGTCTCCGCCGCCGGGCTGCTGACCATGATCGGAGCGGCCCCGTACAGTGTCACCAAGCACGGTGCGCTGGCCTTCGCCGAATGGCTCTCGCTGACCTACCGCCACCGCGGCCTCCACGTCCACGCCGTCTGTCCGCAGGGAGTGCGCACCGACATGCTGACGGCCGCGGGCTCGGCGGGCGAGCTGGTCCTCGCACCGACCGCGATCGAGCCGGAGTCCGTCGCGGACGCCCTGTTCGACGGCATGGAGAAGGACCGCTTCCTGATACTCCCGCACCCCGAGGTCGCGGAGTTCGCCACGGCGCGCGCCACCGACCCGGACCACTGGCTGGCCGCCATGAACCACCTCCAGCGGAAGTGGGAGGCCAGGTGA
- a CDS encoding acetate uptake transporter, translating to MPSSTLAAPAAPPVTVPDVPDAAAAPAAAAPRLANPGPLGLAAFALTTFVLSLFNSGLVANAALSAVVLPLALFYGGLAQFVAGVLEFRRGNTFGTTAFVSYGAFWMSFAGYVKFVVPTLPADQAHVATGWFLLAWFVFTAYMAVAALRLDLAHRALFTVLALTFLFLALGDLAQVTALGRAGGFLGLLCAGIAWYVSFAVVAEETWGRRVLPLG from the coding sequence ATGCCTAGCTCCACCCTGGCCGCCCCCGCCGCGCCGCCGGTGACCGTCCCCGACGTCCCCGACGCCGCGGCCGCCCCCGCCGCGGCCGCGCCGCGGCTCGCGAACCCGGGCCCCCTCGGGCTGGCCGCGTTCGCTCTCACCACCTTCGTGCTCAGCCTCTTCAACTCGGGACTGGTCGCGAACGCGGCCCTGTCCGCCGTCGTCCTGCCGCTCGCCCTGTTCTACGGCGGGCTCGCGCAGTTCGTCGCCGGCGTGCTGGAGTTCCGGCGCGGCAACACCTTCGGGACCACGGCGTTCGTCTCGTACGGCGCCTTCTGGATGTCCTTCGCGGGCTACGTGAAGTTCGTCGTCCCCACCCTGCCGGCCGACCAGGCGCACGTGGCCACCGGGTGGTTCCTCCTGGCCTGGTTCGTGTTCACCGCGTACATGGCGGTCGCGGCGCTGCGGCTGGACCTCGCGCACCGTGCGCTGTTCACGGTACTGGCCCTGACCTTCCTCTTCCTGGCGCTGGGCGATCTGGCCCAGGTCACCGCCCTCGGCCGGGCCGGCGGCTTCCTGGGCCTGCTGTGCGCGGGCATCGCCTGGTACGTCTCCTTCGCCGTGGTGGCCGAGGAGACGTGGGGCCGCCGGGTCCTGCCGCTGGGCTGA
- a CDS encoding phosphotransferase family protein has translation MSHASAAPSAGPRGLDLERLRGHLDAARPGLVAGALRGRLIEGGRSNLTYEVTDGVSRWVVRRPPLGHVLATAHDMRREHRVIAALHGTAVPVPGTVLLCEDDSVLGAPFYVMDHVDGVPYRTAGELAALGPERTRRAVLGLVDTLVELHAVDPQAVGLGDFGRPEGFLDRQVRRWGKQLAASRGRELAGIDELHGALGRALPASPAPTVVHGDFRLDNVLIGGPDDTIRAVLDWEMSTLGDPLTDLGLLVMYSSDLGLAESAVSTTSGAPGHPTPAELIERYAARSGRDTGAIAWYTAFAWFKLAVILEGIHYRYTLGQTVGAGFDRIGELVPVFIEHGLTTLQDLRKG, from the coding sequence ATGTCCCACGCTTCGGCCGCTCCCTCGGCCGGCCCCCGGGGCCTCGATCTGGAGCGGCTGCGCGGCCATCTCGACGCCGCGCGGCCGGGACTCGTCGCCGGGGCGCTGCGCGGCCGCCTGATCGAGGGGGGCCGCTCGAACCTCACGTACGAGGTCACCGACGGCGTCTCGCGCTGGGTGGTGCGGCGGCCGCCGCTCGGCCACGTCCTGGCGACCGCGCACGACATGCGGCGCGAGCACCGCGTCATCGCGGCGCTGCACGGCACGGCCGTGCCGGTGCCCGGGACGGTGCTGCTGTGCGAGGACGACTCCGTGCTCGGGGCGCCGTTCTACGTCATGGACCACGTGGACGGCGTGCCGTACCGGACGGCCGGCGAGCTGGCGGCGCTCGGGCCGGAGCGGACCCGGCGGGCGGTGCTGGGGCTGGTCGACACCCTGGTCGAGCTGCACGCGGTGGACCCGCAGGCGGTGGGCCTGGGCGACTTCGGCCGGCCGGAGGGGTTCCTCGACCGGCAGGTGCGGCGCTGGGGCAAGCAGCTGGCCGCCTCGCGCGGCCGGGAGCTGGCCGGGATCGACGAGTTGCACGGCGCGCTGGGCCGGGCGCTGCCCGCGTCGCCCGCACCGACCGTGGTGCACGGCGACTTCCGGCTGGACAACGTGCTGATCGGCGGGCCGGACGACACGATCCGGGCGGTGCTGGACTGGGAGATGTCCACGCTCGGCGATCCGCTGACCGACCTCGGGCTGCTGGTGATGTACAGCTCGGACCTGGGGCTGGCCGAGTCCGCGGTCAGCACGACGAGCGGGGCGCCCGGGCATCCGACGCCCGCGGAGCTGATCGAGCGGTACGCCGCCCGGTCCGGGCGGGACACCGGGGCCATCGCCTGGTACACGGCCTTCGCCTGGTTCAAGCTCGCGGTGATCCTCGAAGGCATCCACTACCGCTACACGCTCGGGCAGACCGTCGGCGCGGGCTTCGACCGGATCGGCGAGCTGGTCCCGGTCTTCATCGAGCACGGACTGACCACCCTTCAGGACCTCCGGAAAGGCTGA